A genomic region of Candidatus Anoxymicrobium japonicum contains the following coding sequences:
- a CDS encoding IS3 family transposase — protein MPKRPRRNHGPAFKARVALEAIKEEQTLVQLAERFDVHP, from the coding sequence ATGCCAAAAAGACCGAGAAGAAACCACGGACCGGCGTTCAAGGCCAGGGTGGCCCTGGAGGCGATCAAGGAAGAGCAGACCCTTGTCCAATTAGCCGAGCGGTTCGACGTGCATCCG